One window of the Thermodesulfomicrobium sp. WS genome contains the following:
- a CDS encoding TatD family hydrolase, whose product MSTQTTTSSTPVTSSPMTDSLVSSSHEDEWALRQGAPYLIDAHCHLQDGHLRADIAGVIARARAAGVHCLVCNSDHQGDWDLILRLAETYPEVIPSLGVHPWFVAQCGRRWLWRLEALVAAYPVAIGEIGLDRQVEERNDGLQEEVFLAQMELAARYDRPVSIHCRKAFGRLVELTSGLSQRPRRMMLHAYCGSHEMVPVFEKLGFYLSVAGSVTWPKNRKTRTAAQRISAERLLVETDSPAIAPAGVPYERNEPAYLPMIVQELARLRGEDPVDLARTTTATALDFFNLIRPAA is encoded by the coding sequence ATGAGCACCCAAACCACCACCAGCAGTACTCCGGTAACGAGTTCTCCCATGACAGACTCCTTGGTTTCTTCTTCCCATGAGGACGAATGGGCCCTGCGTCAAGGAGCTCCGTACCTGATAGACGCCCATTGCCATCTTCAGGACGGCCATCTGCGCGCCGATATCGCTGGAGTCATTGCCCGTGCCCGCGCCGCAGGGGTGCACTGCCTGGTGTGCAATAGCGACCACCAAGGCGATTGGGACCTCATCCTCCGCCTGGCGGAAACATACCCCGAGGTCATCCCGAGTCTGGGCGTGCACCCCTGGTTCGTGGCCCAGTGTGGTCGAAGGTGGCTTTGGCGCCTGGAGGCCTTGGTGGCCGCCTATCCGGTGGCCATCGGTGAGATTGGGCTCGATCGCCAGGTGGAGGAGCGCAACGACGGCCTCCAGGAGGAGGTGTTTCTCGCGCAAATGGAGCTCGCCGCCCGCTACGACCGGCCGGTGTCCATCCATTGCCGCAAGGCCTTCGGCCGCTTGGTGGAGCTCACGTCTGGGCTCTCCCAGCGGCCGCGGCGCATGATGCTCCACGCCTACTGCGGCTCCCACGAAATGGTGCCGGTGTTCGAAAAGCTTGGATTCTACCTCTCGGTGGCCGGGTCCGTCACCTGGCCGAAGAACCGCAAAACCCGCACCGCGGCACAGCGCATCTCCGCCGAGCGCCTCCTGGTGGAGACCGACAGCCCGGCCATCGCCCCGGCAGGAGTGCCCTACGAGCGCAACGAACCCGCCTATCTGCCGATGATCGTCCAGGAACTGGCCCGGCTCCGCGGGGAGGATCCTGTGGATCTGGCCCGGACCACCACGGCCACGGCCCTGGATTTCTTCAACCTCATAAGGCCCGCAGCATGA
- a CDS encoding tRNA threonylcarbamoyladenosine dehydratase — protein sequence MNPASLAPFARTLQLIGPSAMERLSRARVAVVGLGAVGSYATEALARTGIGELHLFDHDVVGESNRNRQLFALSSTLGQPKAEVARQRVLDINPHCRVVARQEFVAPQEVASLLDPTWDALVDAIDGVNAKVHLIAAAVRAGIPVVSSMGAAAKLDPSQITTADLARTRVCPLAQVLRKRLRRLGITSGVRCVFSLEPPQNTNPPLLGETPEQGVCGRPREPLGSISYLTGMFGLMAAAEVIRILVPEIFPVRK from the coding sequence ATGAATCCCGCGTCGCTTGCACCTTTTGCCCGCACCCTGCAGCTCATCGGCCCCAGCGCCATGGAGCGCCTGAGCCGCGCCCGCGTGGCGGTGGTGGGTCTTGGGGCAGTGGGGTCCTACGCCACCGAGGCCCTGGCCCGCACCGGCATCGGCGAGCTCCATCTCTTCGACCACGACGTGGTGGGAGAGAGCAACCGCAACCGCCAGCTCTTCGCCCTCTCCTCTACCCTCGGCCAGCCCAAGGCGGAGGTGGCCCGGCAGCGCGTGCTCGACATCAACCCCCATTGCCGGGTCGTGGCGCGCCAGGAGTTCGTCGCCCCCCAGGAGGTGGCCAGCCTGCTCGATCCCACCTGGGACGCTCTGGTGGACGCCATCGACGGAGTCAACGCCAAGGTGCACCTCATCGCCGCTGCGGTGCGCGCCGGCATCCCGGTGGTCTCCAGTATGGGGGCCGCGGCCAAGCTGGATCCCTCCCAAATCACCACCGCGGACCTCGCCCGCACCCGGGTGTGCCCCTTGGCCCAGGTGCTGCGCAAACGCCTGCGCCGCTTAGGGATTACCAGCGGCGTGCGCTGCGTCTTTTCCCTGGAGCCGCCCCAAAACACCAACCCCCCGCTTTTGGGCGAGACCCCTGAACAGGGGGTCTGCGGCCGGCCCCGGGAACCGCTTGGCTCCATCTCCTACCTCACGGGGATGTTCGGGCTCATGGCCGCGGCCGAGGTGATCCGCATCCTCGTGCCGGAGATCTTTCCCGTCCGAAAATGA
- a CDS encoding nitroreductase family protein: MYPSAYTPDFSKRDPFPGVDPMFPGRWSPRSFVKTTIAEEDLTRIFDAARFAPSAYNEQPWRFVTSTPETFDTFLGLLVEANQKWAKNAAVLGFIVAKRHFTHNDKPNDWAVFDCGSAWMSLTLQARRLGLYTHGMAGIKKDEIYATLGIDRERFEVVAGFAIGVLDVREKLPKPYVDWEVPSGRKPLAELWFQGAWSQDAAK, translated from the coding sequence ATGTACCCTTCTGCGTATACGCCGGACTTCAGCAAGCGTGACCCCTTTCCTGGGGTGGATCCCATGTTTCCTGGCCGCTGGTCGCCGCGGTCGTTCGTGAAGACCACCATTGCCGAGGAGGATCTGACCCGCATCTTCGACGCCGCCCGCTTTGCGCCCTCGGCCTACAACGAGCAGCCGTGGCGCTTTGTGACCTCCACTCCGGAGACCTTCGACACCTTCCTTGGCCTGTTGGTGGAGGCCAACCAGAAATGGGCCAAGAACGCCGCAGTCCTTGGCTTCATCGTGGCCAAGCGCCATTTCACCCACAACGACAAACCCAATGACTGGGCGGTGTTCGATTGCGGCTCGGCCTGGATGTCCCTGACGCTGCAGGCGCGGCGCCTGGGGCTCTACACCCACGGCATGGCGGGCATCAAAAAGGACGAGATCTATGCCACCCTGGGTATCGACCGCGAGCGTTTCGAGGTCGTGGCCGGCTTTGCCATCGGCGTGCTGGACGTCAGGGAAAAACTGCCCAAGCCGTACGTGGACTGGGAAGTGCCTTCAGGACGCAAGCCGTTGGCGGAGCTCTGGTTCCAAGGGGCGTGGTCGCAGGATGCGGCAAAGTAG
- a CDS encoding insulinase family protein, producing the protein MDLRRVFSLVLMLLLWAATAQAVITAPDDPRLFRAITLPQGTQVLVVHDPSATKAAAAVALPVGSLHDPASQQGLAHFLEHMLFLGSRHFPEPGAFQAFVEANGGQTNAMTAYGSTVYVFEAAPEALAEGLARLADTLAYPLLDPAYVDKERHAVHAEMESKKFDDGRRLVMLTFSTLNPEHPATQFTGGNLETLADKPGSRLHDALTHFHATWYSAPLVRVVLTGPQSLDQLEAIARQTLEKLPMRAQTPPVITTPAVTPQETGVWVHIRPVRPMQLLRLDFVLPKNLDDRRTKPLELVAGVIGAETPGSLVEELRRQGLALSLSAGVDTESLGNAAILSVTIQLTDQGARLRQAVAARCFHFFQRLARAPQSQWEEYFAQQRQLAALHFRYDPPGRGFDLAADLAGRMLQYPVEDVLFGPYRMDALDWDRVQAIVHALTPEHARVFSVDPTAATDRAAYFYGTPYAVQPIAADILAAAPDSGTLPQPNPFVPTDLALRPHAPQTHPELVYAARGIRAWWTPSRFIQQPKVAMVLRATALHRDANARDAALAALWAEAWRQEQAGLRFMAQEAGLDLQVDADAEDLTVRVEGFQHHAPTLLTTALGFLKTPVSATRFAQARAERVRSLRGEKSRGVFGQAMEQVYATLRAQAFSHEAVLEATQKLTPADLEAWRTRMLAQAAFQLLVVGNLSRTEAQAVADSVAHVVGFRDATPTPLTRVLPQRETALAIQRFVPLEDSAAVLAFFAPETSAAMRARSMVAAELVSARFYHELRTEEQLGYIVTAFPVQTGYAAGIGFGVQSPVAGARQLAQRIQAFAQTLPFSEVAGAFATVRQGLVASLSAPPQTLGEELGWLLRDLLLGNAAWNGKEQLRAALLFLTEENLLEFWETAVRRGTGMRLIVEMSGTRHPDAPNPTALPDASAAAGRLPTMRISPLW; encoded by the coding sequence ATGGACTTGCGCCGTGTCTTTTCTTTGGTGCTGATGCTGCTCTTGTGGGCAGCCACAGCCCAGGCCGTGATCACCGCGCCGGACGATCCCCGTCTTTTTCGCGCCATCACCCTGCCGCAGGGGACCCAGGTCCTTGTGGTGCACGACCCCAGCGCCACCAAGGCCGCAGCCGCCGTGGCCCTGCCGGTGGGAAGCCTCCACGACCCCGCCTCCCAGCAAGGACTGGCGCATTTCCTGGAACACATGCTCTTTCTGGGCTCCCGCCATTTTCCCGAGCCCGGCGCCTTTCAGGCCTTTGTGGAGGCGAACGGCGGCCAGACCAACGCCATGACCGCCTACGGCTCCACGGTGTACGTGTTCGAGGCCGCCCCCGAGGCCCTGGCCGAAGGGCTTGCCCGTCTGGCGGACACCTTGGCCTACCCGCTGCTGGACCCCGCATATGTGGACAAAGAGCGCCACGCAGTGCACGCGGAGATGGAATCCAAAAAGTTCGACGACGGCCGGCGGCTCGTGATGCTCACCTTCTCCACCCTCAACCCCGAGCACCCGGCCACACAGTTTACCGGCGGCAACCTGGAGACCCTGGCGGACAAACCCGGCTCTCGCCTCCACGACGCCCTGACCCATTTTCACGCCACCTGGTATTCGGCGCCGCTTGTGCGCGTCGTCCTCACCGGTCCCCAGTCTCTGGACCAGCTCGAGGCCATTGCCCGCCAGACCCTGGAAAAACTCCCAATGCGCGCCCAAACCCCGCCGGTCATCACCACCCCGGCGGTCACCCCTCAGGAGACCGGCGTGTGGGTGCACATACGGCCCGTGCGGCCCATGCAGCTTCTGCGCCTGGACTTCGTGCTCCCGAAAAACCTGGATGACCGCCGCACCAAACCCCTGGAGCTGGTGGCCGGGGTCATCGGCGCCGAGACCCCGGGGAGCCTGGTGGAAGAACTGCGCCGCCAGGGCCTGGCCTTGTCCCTCTCTGCCGGGGTGGATACCGAAAGCCTGGGAAACGCCGCCATCCTGTCGGTCACCATCCAGCTCACCGACCAAGGGGCGCGCCTGCGCCAAGCCGTGGCCGCGCGCTGCTTCCACTTCTTCCAGCGCCTGGCCCGCGCCCCCCAAAGCCAATGGGAGGAGTACTTCGCCCAGCAGCGCCAGCTGGCTGCGCTCCATTTCCGCTACGACCCACCGGGCCGGGGCTTTGACCTGGCGGCGGACCTGGCAGGCCGCATGCTGCAGTACCCCGTAGAGGACGTACTTTTCGGCCCCTACCGCATGGACGCCCTGGATTGGGACCGGGTGCAGGCCATCGTGCACGCCCTGACGCCAGAGCACGCCCGCGTCTTCTCCGTAGACCCCACCGCAGCCACGGACCGCGCGGCCTATTTCTACGGCACCCCCTACGCGGTGCAGCCCATCGCCGCCGATATCCTTGCGGCAGCACCGGACAGCGGAACCCTTCCCCAGCCGAACCCCTTCGTGCCCACGGATCTTGCGCTGCGCCCACACGCTCCCCAAACCCATCCGGAACTGGTCTACGCCGCCCGGGGCATCCGCGCCTGGTGGACGCCCTCCCGCTTCATCCAACAGCCCAAGGTGGCCATGGTGCTGCGCGCCACCGCACTGCACCGAGACGCAAACGCGCGCGACGCCGCCCTGGCGGCCTTGTGGGCGGAGGCCTGGCGGCAGGAGCAGGCGGGCCTGCGCTTCATGGCCCAGGAAGCCGGGCTCGACCTCCAGGTGGACGCCGACGCCGAAGACCTCACCGTCCGGGTGGAAGGCTTCCAGCATCATGCCCCAACGCTCCTCACCACGGCCCTCGGTTTTCTCAAAACGCCGGTGTCCGCCACGCGTTTTGCCCAAGCCAGGGCCGAACGGGTCCGGAGCCTGCGCGGCGAAAAGAGCCGTGGGGTCTTTGGTCAGGCCATGGAACAAGTGTATGCCACCCTGCGTGCCCAAGCCTTTTCCCACGAGGCCGTGCTCGAAGCGACGCAAAAGCTCACGCCTGCGGACCTGGAGGCATGGCGTACCCGCATGCTCGCCCAGGCCGCCTTCCAGCTGCTCGTCGTGGGGAACCTCTCCCGCACCGAGGCCCAAGCTGTGGCCGACAGCGTCGCCCATGTGGTGGGCTTCCGGGACGCGACCCCCACGCCCCTGACGCGCGTCCTTCCCCAAAGGGAGACGGCGCTGGCGATCCAGCGCTTCGTCCCCCTGGAAGACAGTGCGGCGGTTCTCGCCTTTTTTGCCCCGGAGACTTCGGCGGCGATGCGCGCGCGCAGCATGGTGGCCGCGGAGCTCGTCTCCGCCCGCTTCTACCATGAGCTGCGCACCGAAGAGCAGCTCGGCTACATCGTAACCGCCTTTCCCGTGCAGACGGGGTATGCCGCAGGCATCGGCTTTGGGGTGCAAAGCCCGGTAGCTGGAGCGCGGCAACTTGCCCAACGCATCCAAGCCTTTGCGCAGACGCTGCCTTTTTCCGAGGTGGCCGGGGCCTTTGCCACGGTGCGCCAAGGGCTTGTCGCCTCCCTCAGCGCCCCGCCGCAAACCTTGGGCGAGGAACTGGGGTGGTTGCTGCGGGATCTCCTTTTGGGAAACGCCGCCTGGAACGGCAAGGAGCAGCTGCGCGCCGCGCTGCTTTTCCTCACGGAAGAGAACCTGCTGGAGTTTTGGGAGACTGCGGTCCGCCGCGGCACGGGAATGCGACTTATCGTGGAGATGAGCGGGACGAGGCACCCGGATGCACCGAATCCCACGGCGCTGCCGGACGCCAGCGCCGCTGCCGGGCGCCTTCCCACCATGCGCATCAGTCCGCTGTGGTGA
- a CDS encoding class I SAM-dependent methyltransferase: MPLILAPGREKSLRRRHPWIFAGAIARQSPTFSPGAVVDVCDAQGTWLARAGMSPASQIRARVWTFDPDEPVDAAFFLRRLHAAVARRRRLPDFTASTGWRMVFAESDGLPGLVVDVYGAVVVFQMVTAGMEAWREAVVAALETVFPGCVLVERSDVSVRGKEGLGPRVQVVRGSLPERVFFEEHGIRMEVDVLHGHKTGMYLDQRDNRQAVRRAAFGARVLNCFCYTGGFGLAALAGGAAHVTQVDVSAPALALAKRHAEAHGWGAKVEHVEADVFAFLRAQAQAGARYDLIVLDPPKFIEAKAAIPRGCRGYKDINYWALRLLAPGGQLFTFSCSGLLEESLFQKVVADAALDAGVEGRILARLTQAADHPVLTSFPEAAYLKGLHLMV, translated from the coding sequence ATGCCCCTCATCCTCGCCCCAGGTCGGGAAAAGTCCCTGCGTCGCCGCCATCCCTGGATTTTTGCCGGCGCCATCGCCCGCCAATCCCCGACGTTTTCTCCCGGTGCGGTGGTGGACGTCTGTGACGCGCAAGGGACGTGGCTTGCCCGGGCAGGCATGAGCCCTGCCTCGCAGATCCGTGCCCGGGTATGGACCTTCGACCCGGACGAGCCGGTGGACGCCGCCTTTTTCCTGCGCCGCCTGCACGCCGCGGTGGCCCGGCGGCGCCGCTTGCCGGACTTCACCGCGTCCACGGGCTGGCGCATGGTGTTCGCCGAGTCCGACGGCTTGCCTGGGCTTGTGGTGGACGTCTACGGCGCGGTGGTGGTCTTCCAGATGGTGACCGCGGGCATGGAGGCGTGGCGCGAGGCCGTGGTGGCCGCTTTGGAGACGGTGTTTCCTGGCTGCGTCCTGGTGGAGCGCTCGGACGTTTCGGTGCGGGGAAAAGAGGGCCTTGGCCCGCGGGTCCAGGTGGTGCGCGGAAGTCTTCCCGAGCGAGTCTTTTTCGAGGAGCACGGCATCCGCATGGAAGTGGACGTACTCCACGGCCATAAGACCGGCATGTACCTCGACCAGCGGGACAACCGCCAGGCCGTGCGCCGTGCTGCTTTCGGTGCGCGGGTGCTCAATTGCTTCTGCTATACCGGCGGCTTTGGCTTGGCGGCCCTGGCGGGCGGGGCCGCGCACGTGACCCAGGTGGACGTGTCCGCACCGGCCTTGGCCCTCGCCAAGCGCCATGCCGAGGCCCATGGCTGGGGGGCCAAGGTGGAGCACGTAGAAGCCGATGTGTTCGCCTTCCTGCGCGCCCAGGCCCAGGCCGGCGCGCGCTATGACCTCATCGTCCTCGACCCGCCCAAGTTCATCGAGGCCAAGGCCGCTATCCCCCGGGGCTGCCGCGGCTATAAGGACATCAACTATTGGGCCCTGCGCCTGCTTGCGCCAGGGGGCCAGCTCTTCACCTTTTCCTGCTCAGGGCTCTTGGAAGAAAGCCTGTTCCAGAAAGTGGTGGCCGACGCCGCCCTGGACGCCGGGGTGGAGGGGCGCATCCTCGCCCGCCTCACCCAGGCCGCGGACCATCCGGTCCTGACGAGCTTTCCCGAGGCCGCCTATCTCAAGGGACTCCATCTCATGGTGTAG
- a CDS encoding glycosyltransferase family 39 protein → MILAGFTLVRLAFILSPTIDLAPDEAQYWDWSRTLQLSYYSKPPLIAWWNALWTTIFGPTVFGVRMGAVVGSVLVQGMWWWWVVRVWRGPEMAPWVLLILNTTVFLSAGAVLMTTDNLLLVCFSAAVVLLHRFLQTGRGTMLLAMVLALGVLAKYTMLAFVPMALLAAGLWGRRFGLAAGLWPRLMLALALGAVAGLFPVLLWNALHDWVGIKHVLYRGAVMGTKASRWLRLSSPPEFLASQVALLTPWWAYFLVRGLRRTADLDPQIALLGRAFFWPVFGFFFLWSFHTKIEANWAVSAYVGGLMLVADSFRRFAQKSWHAARRVAAFGVMVAAVVYLQAVLPVPGPLLARVIGWRDLGEEVGRIMETLDGPAFAFAEEYGVTAELSFYTPGQKRAYCIDTGRKRNQYDLWPGPGPEFRHAVFVMRGVETAAPPEVQALFATVGPPQVLTTRRLWVQGQTFTVFVCQGFRGTWPKTQSTTF, encoded by the coding sequence ATGATCCTTGCAGGGTTCACCCTGGTCCGCCTGGCCTTCATCCTCTCTCCCACCATCGACCTTGCCCCGGACGAGGCCCAGTATTGGGATTGGAGCCGAACGCTCCAGCTTTCGTATTACTCCAAGCCGCCGCTCATTGCCTGGTGGAATGCCCTGTGGACAACGATATTCGGTCCGACAGTCTTTGGAGTGCGTATGGGTGCGGTGGTCGGCTCGGTGCTGGTGCAGGGCATGTGGTGGTGGTGGGTGGTTCGGGTGTGGCGCGGGCCCGAGATGGCCCCGTGGGTGCTTCTCATCCTCAACACGACCGTGTTCTTGAGTGCAGGCGCGGTGCTCATGACCACCGACAACCTGCTGTTGGTGTGCTTCAGCGCGGCTGTGGTCCTGCTGCACCGCTTTCTTCAGACTGGCCGGGGGACCATGCTTCTGGCCATGGTCTTGGCTTTGGGGGTGCTTGCCAAATACACCATGCTCGCCTTCGTCCCCATGGCCCTGCTGGCTGCAGGGCTTTGGGGGCGGCGCTTTGGACTTGCCGCCGGACTTTGGCCGCGGCTGATGCTGGCCCTGGCGCTGGGCGCCGTGGCCGGTCTTTTCCCGGTGCTCCTGTGGAATGCTTTGCATGATTGGGTGGGCATCAAACACGTGCTCTACCGGGGCGCGGTCATGGGGACCAAGGCCTCCCGATGGCTGCGGTTGAGCTCTCCGCCGGAGTTTCTGGCAAGCCAAGTGGCCTTGCTCACCCCGTGGTGGGCGTATTTTCTGGTGCGTGGTCTGCGCCGCACGGCGGATCTTGATCCACAGATCGCCCTTTTGGGCCGGGCGTTTTTCTGGCCGGTCTTCGGTTTCTTCTTCCTGTGGAGTTTTCATACCAAGATCGAGGCCAACTGGGCGGTGAGCGCGTATGTGGGTGGGCTGATGCTGGTGGCGGATAGCTTCCGTCGCTTTGCCCAGAAGTCTTGGCACGCGGCGCGGCGGGTCGCCGCTTTTGGCGTGATGGTGGCCGCGGTCGTGTATCTGCAGGCCGTACTCCCCGTGCCGGGGCCGCTTTTGGCCCGCGTCATCGGCTGGCGGGATCTGGGTGAGGAAGTGGGGCGCATCATGGAGACCCTCGATGGGCCGGCCTTTGCCTTTGCCGAGGAATACGGCGTCACGGCGGAGCTCTCTTTCTATACCCCGGGGCAAAAGCGCGCCTACTGCATCGATACCGGCCGCAAGCGCAATCAGTACGACCTGTGGCCTGGACCGGGACCAGAGTTCCGCCACGCGGTGTTTGTCATGCGCGGGGTGGAGACAGCGGCCCCGCCCGAAGTCCAGGCCCTTTTTGCCACCGTGGGCCCGCCCCAGGTGCTCACCACCCGGCGCCTCTGGGTGCAGGGCCAAACCTTCACCGTGTTTGTGTGCCAGGGATTTCGCGGGACCTGGCCCAAGACCCAGTCCACGACTTTTTGA
- a CDS encoding RluA family pseudouridine synthase — MSKQEPEHHQGVRHLEVAPQHDGRKLFSFLRAALGPLPQSLLLRLVRTGQIRVDGRRVTPFCRVAAGQVVRIPPLRHLEERPAACPSSSPELHVVYVDTDVVVVDKPSGLPVHPGSGWQDALSVRLAARFPEFAPIPVHRLDRDTSGLVLCARNHPTLRRLHAAWPSVRKGYLCWVEGAWRLGETLLTMALAKKGAPGRQKVQVGAGKSASTQVVPLVVRREQSLLGVLLGTGRTHQIRAHLAHVGHPIVGDGKYGHPGPRLLLHATLLHAAPWQWRVLPAWPLPFTLTSEHLRMVDAWTERILTGFPG, encoded by the coding sequence GTGTCAAAGCAGGAACCAGAGCATCATCAGGGCGTGCGCCACCTGGAAGTGGCGCCGCAGCACGACGGCCGCAAGCTCTTTTCTTTCCTGCGCGCCGCCCTTGGCCCGCTGCCCCAAAGCCTGCTGCTGCGCCTGGTGCGCACCGGTCAGATCCGGGTGGATGGTCGGCGCGTGACGCCTTTTTGCCGCGTGGCGGCAGGGCAGGTGGTGCGCATCCCGCCTTTGCGCCATCTAGAGGAAAGGCCGGCGGCGTGTCCCTCCTCGTCCCCTGAGCTCCACGTGGTGTATGTGGATACGGATGTGGTGGTGGTGGATAAGCCCTCGGGCCTTCCCGTGCATCCAGGAAGCGGTTGGCAGGACGCCCTGAGCGTGCGGTTGGCCGCCCGTTTTCCGGAATTTGCCCCCATCCCGGTGCACCGCTTGGATCGCGACACTTCGGGGCTGGTGCTGTGCGCCCGCAACCACCCCACCTTGCGCCGTCTTCACGCTGCGTGGCCTTCGGTGCGCAAAGGATACCTCTGTTGGGTGGAGGGAGCGTGGCGGCTGGGGGAGACGCTCTTGACCATGGCCCTGGCCAAGAAAGGGGCGCCGGGCCGGCAAAAGGTCCAGGTGGGCGCGGGAAAATCCGCCAGCACCCAGGTGGTCCCCTTGGTGGTCCGCCGGGAGCAGAGTCTCTTGGGCGTGCTCCTCGGCACCGGCCGCACCCACCAGATCCGCGCCCACCTGGCCCATGTGGGCCATCCCATCGTGGGGGATGGCAAATACGGCCACCCCGGGCCGCGGCTCCTGCTCCACGCCACGCTGCTCCACGCTGCCCCATGGCAATGGCGTGTGCTGCCGGCCTGGCCTCTTCCCTTTACCTTGACTTCGGAACACCTCCGCATGGTTGACGCATGGACCGAGCGCATTCTCACCGGCTTTCCTGGATGA
- a CDS encoding RsmB/NOP family class I SAM-dependent RNA methyltransferase translates to MKPTRTFRITGQEHEVPGIETLLRTEGFDFEPALLHPRVRVLQEEPFALGRSLAARLGLIYIQDISSMVPPLVLAPHPGDVVLDLCASPGSKTGMLAEAVGLRGMVMANEPSPRRLATLRANMRQIGAVEVVTTSFARFPKLPSTLGFPRILVDAPCSGWGTAHKHPEVLRLWREEKTQTLESLQRALLARAAEILAPGGLLVYSTCTTNTRENEAQISWAEDALGLRPQTPPTLQGIALEPTQPGCLRVVDRRGQGFFVAMLRKDGPPPPAWTIPEEGGRPVHAAFPDAAACWDAFTLVPRHKVWDLTPKLALLLPADIAWRGLEIGRHGKNIAWNLGCRRLENLVHAPVWEVDDARMLSRLLAGESFHHAGSDGRVKVFFQQVFVGWATRRAGRLMWTNR, encoded by the coding sequence ATGAAACCCACACGCACCTTTCGCATCACCGGCCAGGAGCACGAAGTCCCCGGCATCGAGACCCTGCTTCGGACCGAAGGCTTTGATTTCGAGCCCGCTCTGCTGCATCCCAGAGTCCGCGTCCTGCAAGAGGAGCCCTTTGCCTTGGGCCGCAGCCTGGCCGCACGCTTGGGCCTCATCTACATCCAGGACATCTCGTCCATGGTGCCGCCCCTGGTGCTCGCCCCCCACCCCGGGGACGTCGTGCTGGATCTGTGCGCAAGTCCGGGCAGCAAGACCGGTATGCTCGCCGAGGCCGTAGGCTTGAGGGGCATGGTGATGGCCAATGAGCCAAGCCCCCGCCGCCTTGCGACCCTGCGGGCCAATATGCGCCAGATCGGGGCCGTGGAGGTGGTGACCACCTCCTTTGCCCGCTTTCCCAAACTTCCCTCAACGCTTGGCTTTCCCCGCATCCTGGTGGACGCGCCCTGCAGCGGCTGGGGCACTGCCCACAAGCACCCGGAAGTGCTGCGCCTGTGGCGGGAGGAGAAAACCCAGACCCTGGAGTCCCTGCAGCGCGCCCTCCTTGCCCGGGCCGCGGAAATCCTCGCCCCGGGCGGACTCCTCGTCTACTCCACCTGCACCACCAATACCCGGGAAAACGAAGCCCAGATCTCCTGGGCCGAAGACGCCCTGGGCCTGAGGCCGCAAACCCCGCCCACGCTCCAAGGCATTGCCCTGGAGCCCACCCAGCCGGGATGCCTGCGGGTGGTGGATCGCCGCGGCCAAGGCTTCTTCGTGGCCATGCTGCGCAAAGATGGCCCGCCCCCCCCGGCCTGGACCATTCCCGAGGAAGGTGGCCGTCCGGTACACGCTGCTTTTCCCGATGCTGCGGCGTGCTGGGACGCCTTTACCTTGGTGCCTCGGCACAAGGTCTGGGATCTCACCCCCAAGCTCGCCCTGCTCCTGCCTGCGGACATTGCGTGGCGAGGTTTGGAAATAGGACGCCACGGAAAAAATATCGCATGGAATTTGGGCTGCCGTCGGCTGGAAAACCTGGTGCACGCGCCTGTCTGGGAAGTGGACGACGCACGGATGCTCTCGCGACTGCTCGCCGGAGAAAGCTTTCACCACGCCGGCAGCGATGGCCGGGTCAAGGTATTCTTCCAGCAGGTATTTGTCGGATGGGCGACGCGGCGCGCCGGCCGCCTCATGTGGACCAATCGCTAA
- a CDS encoding 2-amino-3,7-dideoxy-D-threo-hept-6-ulosonate synthase yields MIGVFRKTGRLFHPSSKRTVIVPLDHGMSEGMLPGLDDVGSLVETLAQVPVQGIILHKGMAITHLASIDLSQNLIIHLSAGTRHGIPPYARTIVGSVAEALRLGADMVSVQVHIGNDMEERMLADLGAVIDEAHGLGVPVLAMIYARGGQIVNETDPSLVAHCIRLGAEMGADVIKVAYSGPNQNFRRAVAACPAPVVISGGPKNSDARGFLRTLEEALDTGIAGVCVGRNVFQSEDPFKMLHEICRLVHHGE; encoded by the coding sequence GTGATCGGTGTCTTTCGCAAGACCGGACGTCTGTTTCATCCGAGCTCCAAGCGCACGGTCATCGTGCCGTTGGATCACGGCATGTCCGAAGGCATGCTCCCGGGGCTCGACGATGTGGGCAGCCTGGTGGAAACTCTGGCGCAAGTACCGGTGCAAGGCATCATCCTTCACAAAGGCATGGCCATAACCCACCTGGCGTCCATCGATCTTTCCCAAAACCTGATCATCCACCTCTCCGCCGGCACCCGCCACGGGATCCCCCCGTATGCACGCACCATCGTCGGCTCCGTGGCCGAGGCCTTGCGCCTGGGAGCGGACATGGTTTCCGTCCAGGTGCACATCGGCAACGACATGGAAGAGCGTATGCTCGCCGACCTCGGTGCCGTCATCGACGAGGCCCATGGCCTGGGAGTGCCGGTTTTGGCCATGATCTACGCCCGGGGCGGACAGATCGTCAACGAAACCGACCCCAGCCTGGTGGCGCATTGCATCCGCCTTGGGGCGGAAATGGGGGCCGATGTCATCAAGGTGGCCTACAGCGGCCCTAATCAAAACTTTCGCCGCGCCGTGGCCGCCTGCCCGGCGCCGGTAGTCATCAGCGGCGGCCCCAAAAACAGCGACGCCCGCGGTTTTCTGCGTACCCTGGAAGAAGCCCTGGATACCGGTATCGCCGGTGTGTGCGTGGGAAGAAACGTCTTCCAAAGCGAGGACCCCTTCAAGATGCTCCACGAGATCTGCCGCCTCGTGCACCACGGGGAATGA